A single genomic interval of Lathyrus oleraceus cultivar Zhongwan6 chromosome 7, CAAS_Psat_ZW6_1.0, whole genome shotgun sequence harbors:
- the LOC127100477 gene encoding 40S ribosomal protein S2-3, which produces MAERGGGDRGGFGSGFGGRGGRGGRGDRGRGGRRRAGGRREEEEKWVPVTKLGRLVKEGKIRSLEQIYLHSLPIKEHQIIDTLVGPTLKDEVMKIMPVQKQTRAGQRTRFKAFVVVGDNNGHVGLGVKCSKEVATAIRGAIILAKLSVIPVRRGYWGNKIGKPHTVPCKVTGKCGSVTVRMVPAPRGSGIVAARVPKKVLQFAGIDDVFTSSRGSTKTLGNFVKATFDCLLKTYGFLTPEFWKETRFSKSPFQEYTDLLAKPTGKTLILEEERVEA; this is translated from the exons ATGGCAGAACGTGGTGGCGGAGACCGCGGTGGCTTCGGCAGCGGATTCGGCGGAAGAGGAGGACGTGGCGGCCGTGGTGACAGAGGCCGCGGTGGTCGCAGAAGAGCCGGTGGAAGACGTGAGGAAGAGGAAAAATGGGTTCCAGTGACCAAGCTAGGTCGTCTCGTCAAGGAAGGAAAGATCCGCAGCCTCGAACAGATCTACCTCCACTCTCTCCCAATCAAGGAGCACCAAATCATCGACACTCTCGTCGGTCCAACCCTCAAGGACGAAGTCATGAAAATCATGCCGGTTCAGAAACAAACCCGAGCCGGTCAGAGAACCCGGTTCAAGGcctttgttgttgttggtgaCAATAACGGTCACGTTGGTCTCGGTGTTAAGTGCAGCAAAGAAGTTGCTACTGCAATTCGTGGTGCGATTATCTTGGCTAAGCTCTCTGTTATTCCTGTTAGGAGAGGTTATTGGGGTAACAAGATCGGAAAGCCCCACACTGTTCCTTGTAAGGTTACCGGAAAGTGTGGTTCGGTTACTGTGCGTATGGTTCCGGCTCCTCGTGGTTCCGGaattgtggctgctagggttccGAAGAAGGTTTTGCAGTTTGCTGGTATTGATGATGTTTTCACCTCATCTAGGGGATCCACCAAAACCCTAGGAAACTTCGTCAAG GCCACTTTTGACTGTTTGTTGAAGACCTATGGTTTTCTGACACCTGAGTTCTGGAAGGAAACTAGGTTCTCCAAATCTCCATTCCAAGAGTACACTGATTTGTTGGCCAAGCCAACTGGAAAGACCTTGATCCTTGAGGAAGAAAGGGTGGAGGCTTGA